Sequence from the bacterium genome:
GCGGCCGCGGATGAGCTGGAACGGGGGGTGGAGCGCGGGGCCAGGGGCCTCAAGATTTTCAAGAGCCTGGGCCTGGAGGTGCGCACCGCGGACGGCCAGCTTCTGCGAGTGGATGACCATCGGCTGGACCCGGTGTTCGAGCGCGCCGGGCGGCTGGGGGTGCCGGTCCTCATCCACGTGGCCGACCCGCCGGCGTTCTGGGAACCGCTGGGCCAGAACAATTTCTGGAGCGGCGTGCTGGTGGGCGCCTACGCCGAGTGGAGCTACTACCGCAAGAACCTGCCCAGCCGGGAGGAACTGCTGGGCGAGCGCGACACCCTGTTCGAGCGTCACCGCGGCACGGTGTTCGTGGCCCCGCACATGGCCAGCATGGCGGATGACCCGCTGGCGCTGGAGGAGCAACTGGAGCATCACCCCAACATGTACGTGGACATCTCGGCCCGTCTGCCCGCAATGGCCCGCAACGAGACCCGACGCCGCCACTGGCGTGACCTCTGTATCCGCTGGAGCGAGCGGGTGCTGTTCGGCACGGACCTGATCTACGACAACCCGAGCGTGGCCAGCGGCATCCAGAGCCAGAGCTTCCAGCGCCCGGAGGATGTGGACATCCGCGGCCTGGCGCCCGAGGAGGCCTACGAGAAGACCTCGGCCGAGTACGTGGACTGCCATATGCGGTTCCTGCTCTGGGAGCGCACCCAGCCCACGGCCCCGTTCCGCCGTCAGGCCGGGCATACCAGCCTTCCCGGGCTGGGCCTGCCCGATGAAGTGGTGCAGAGGATTGTCCACGACAACCCGCTGCGGGTCTACCACCTGGAGGGGTAAGCCCTAAGCGCGGGTAACGCTGGTAATCGTTTTTGCAGGGGCACGGCTGCCGTGCCCCTTTTTTTACACACCCCGCCCGCTGGCGCGGGCGCCCCTCTTGATCGAGGGGAATTAAAGCACCGTTCTTCGGGCCGCGAGGGTTACTACGGGCGGTGGCGGGATCAATCCACTCTAAGAAGAGGGGTGGCGGCGTAGCCGACGGGGTGTGTAGCGGTTGTCCCGCGCGAAGCGGACAGGGTTGTACAACCCGGACCAAAACGACGCAGGGGAGGGTTTCAAACCCTCCCCTACAGGTATCTCAACCCGGTGTTCCGCGGCTTTCCCGC
This genomic interval carries:
- a CDS encoding amidohydrolase, which codes for MSRNFEIVDAHTHIPPEWAGLAVRVMDRTGIACSVTLGWMDAFGPRLDHMLSVFGRWPGRFAQLTNIDWSRVDRPDFGAAAADELERGVERGARGLKIFKSLGLEVRTADGQLLRVDDHRLDPVFERAGRLGVPVLIHVADPPAFWEPLGQNNFWSGVLVGAYAEWSYYRKNLPSREELLGERDTLFERHRGTVFVAPHMASMADDPLALEEQLEHHPNMYVDISARLPAMARNETRRRHWRDLCIRWSERVLFGTDLIYDNPSVASGIQSQSFQRPEDVDIRGLAPEEAYEKTSAEYVDCHMRFLLWERTQPTAPFRRQAGHTSLPGLGLPDEVVQRIVHDNPLRVYHLEG